The genomic window AAGTTGATTCCATAGGCAATTtgggaactcagtagtgagtgttgcaaccgaggacagaccattttcaCACGCTGCgcccttcagcactcggcggtacCGTTCTATGAGctggtgtggcctaccacttcgaggctgagccgttgttgctcgtaGACGTTTCcattttacaataacagcacttacagaaaTGGGacaaactaacttgttggaaaggtggcatcctatgacggtgccatgttgaaagtcactgagctcttcagtacgagccattctactgccaatgtttgtctatggagattgcatgtctgtgtggtctattttatacacctgtcagcaacagatatgtatggggctgttgctgggcaacacggacttgtAAGGTGACTAAGCAACAGGATaaaagataaacagagtagcagaagctagtatgtgtgggtgtgcatgtgggtagtcagtataaatgtatgtgcatatgtgTGAGTGAGCAGATGATGGCATGAgtctgtgtgcgtgagtgtgtagggccctgtgagtgtgcattgaAACAgtgaaatacaaaaaataaaaggTCAATAAAGATACAAGATTAAGTTAGAAATTATTGTAGCTATTTTGTtggctatttatcagtcttattggTTGGGGATAGAATCTGTTGTGCCTGTTGGTGCCAGACTTGATGAACAGGTACCGCCTGCCGAGCTAAAGCAGAGAGAATAgactatggcttgggtggttggagtctttttTTCTGGGCCTACGTGCAAGGCAGGCGTGctacgcgcgtgtgtgtgtgcctgcacatATCTGTGTACGTGTGTCTTGCCAGACTCACTCGTGTATCTGTGAGGCGTGGCCCTCCATCTCTTTCACCAGCGTGGTCAGCTTGCCTAGTAGTTTCTGGTAGGAGTCCAAGACCATCAGGTCATCCTCCCGGAGCAGGAAGCGGAGGCCGTGACCCTCCGTACGACCCAGACTGTGACCTGACGGAGCTGCCATACTGGTGATGGTGTGTTGTACGTACACCATGGGGTTCAGCTTACCTGGGAGACGGTCAGAATTAAACGCAGCACTACAATGGACATTGGCATCCTAGCAAGATGACAAGAAATTCAGTTGCTGGCCTCTTCTCTAACCTTCTCTAACcctccagggttagggtcagaggtcagggcttAGTGCCATGCTCTCACCTTGTTCGGCGTTAcgacctcctctctccagggtgGAACTCTTCCTGTTGTCCAGCTGCACTCTGAAGGCGCTGCCCAGAGAGGTGGTGGTTTTGGGGTAGGACACCTCCATCACGTTCACATGGCAGTTGGTGGGACAGAAGTCGCTGCTGTGGAGCGGGAACACCTTGGTTTTGGCCTGCTTGAAGGTGGGCCACGCCCTGTTCTTCAACACCCGCGAGaactggagggaggagagagagagatggtgggagttAAGCATTTCTACAATGCTTTAGTGATGCTCTCTTTAGGATTGCAAAATTACACCAAGTTGATCAAAATTCCCAAGTTTCCCAGAAATCCCTGTTTGGGGATTCGTTatgtcctgcttattccctcctgattccaggaatcttACAACCGGGATTTCTGTAAAACCTTAGAATTTGGGGAAAGCTACTTGAATCCGAGCTCTTTCGGTCTCTGGATGCAGACTAAGCAGTAACACGCTGGTCAGAATACCCCTGTCAGAATCATTTACATTCCCCTCTGCAACCCTTCGATTTATGTTAAATATTTCAGCCATTAGCCAATCATCAAAGTCTGGACACAGGAAACAGAATGTGCCTAACAACCAACCAGTCTGTGTTTATGTGGAGTATTTACAAGTCTGAGCAACTCTGAACCTGAAACACATCACCTATCAACACACTCATTCATAAGTAAAACTATGTTTAATGCTGGGTTGGGTGATTTCACTGAAACCAGAGAATTATTGCACACAGTCTGACGAAGTACAGGTAACATTAAACAGCTCTTCTCCTTTACTGAGACGTTCTATGGAGGGGTACAGATTCAAGAAGCTCGACCTTCTTCCTCTGTATAATTTCATCTCAGTAGCATGCTTGTGTATCTGTTGCCGAGGTGTTTTTCCcattcaaatccaatcaaattctatttgtcacatacacatgattggCAGAtgtttaatgcgagtgtagcgaaatgcttgcgcttctagttccgacaatagAGTAATAACCAACATTCACATCACGTCCATGCAGAACTAACAAACACCGGACAAATAGAGAGATCCATCATAGCGTACTGTGGTTTGGCAGTTTCCATTGAAACCAGAAGAAGAAATGTCTTCTGTCAGATACATTACCCTGGACAATATAAATACTATACTGTTTAAATGAATATATAGGTCCCCTGGGCTGCACGGTAAATCTCATACACAACCATGGAAAACAGGAAGAGAAATCTGCACGCCACCAAAACTCTCTACTGTAAGCCATGCTCCCCTGGTCTGCGTACTAACTAAGTGACTGATCGCATCTCTGTGTGTTAATATGCTAGGTG from Oncorhynchus mykiss isolate Arlee chromosome 15, USDA_OmykA_1.1, whole genome shotgun sequence includes these protein-coding regions:
- the LOC118938886 gene encoding phosphatidylinositol 3,4,5-trisphosphate-dependent Rac exchanger 2 protein-like; this translates as MLNSHHLSLSSLQFSRVLKNRAWPTFKQAKTKVFPLHSSDFCPTNCHVNVMEVSYPKTTTSLGSAFRVQLDNRKSSTLERGGRNAEQGKLNPMVYVQHTITSMAAPSGHSLGRTEGHGLRFLLREDDLMVLDSYQKLLGKLTTLVKEMEGHASQIHE